A part of Oncorhynchus masou masou isolate Uvic2021 chromosome 30, UVic_Omas_1.1, whole genome shotgun sequence genomic DNA contains:
- the LOC135522334 gene encoding protein C-ets-2-like isoform X1 has translation MIISLYVSGSDLTSVDEKQDGHLQCVKCFGTGERGVTKQDDTFLCAGEQARPSKLRCFITGLGRAEGDYTIVTLNSKWKQLFQSKMYWDTILKSNERNIDTRDSKIKMEIYQAGYYMEDFRTQEVPAGLDFASYDYSDEDLSFLLDSKGPGQQQQYPESYGELQKNPRPYDNKVTSSDSVLFNLDSYPEFNCWASYPSDGLTLGQSQAGFQDSTQTYHSLVPLCSPAQSGQFSPGMEDASTSNSFLPGKGTSHRGTPSTVSLDHLNESEQSYTRHSGEKLYDSEAQKTSFWPDYPSPSYSASVPPPHHPPSCSSIPRPQQPSELYCPRVAKRKSAHSQRPEREGGQVMGMSVYPGSGPIQLWQFLLELLLDSACCTFICWTGDGWEFKMSDPAEVAKRWGQCKNKPKMNYEKLSRGLRYYYHKNIIHKTTGKRYVYRFVCDVQGMLGKTAQEVLASLNILPTGTESSWQGQGAPVLSPESSEAWVSQ, from the exons ATGATAATTTCGTTATACGTTTCTGGAAGTGATTTGACTTCAGTGGACGAGAAACAGGATGGACACCTGCAATGCGTGAAA TGTTTTGGGACAGGGGAACGGGGAGTCACGAAGCAAGATGACACATTCCTTTGCGCCGGGGAGCAGGCACGCCCCTCCAAGCTCCGCTGCTTTATAACGGGACTGGGCCGGGCAGAGGGAGACTACACAATTGTAACTCTGAACTCCAAGTGGAAGCAACTGTTCCAGTCAAAGATGTACTGGGATACCATCCTGAAATCCAACGAGAGAAACATAGATACCAGAGACTCTAAAATAAAG ATGGAGATATACCAAGCTGGATATTATATGGAAGACTTCAGAACACAGGAAGTCCCTGCTGGTTTGGACTTTGCATCATATG ACTACAGTGATGAAGACCTGTCTTTTCTATTAGACAGTAAAGGACCAGGGCAGCAGCAACAGTATCCAGAGAGTTATGGAGAGCTGCAGAAGAATCCACGTCCGTACGACAACAAAG TAACCTCAAGTGACTCTGTCCTGTTCAACCTGGATTCATACCCAGAGTTTAACTGTTGGGCGTCATACCCAAGTG ATGGGCTGACTTTGGGCCAGTCTCAAGCGGGGTTCCAGGATTCCACCCAGACGTACCACAGCCTTGTGCCCCTGTGTTCCCCAGCCCAGAGTGGACAGTTCAGCCCGGGCATGGAGGATGCCAGCACCAGCAACTCTTTCCTCCCTGGAAAAGGAACGAGCCACAGAGGGACCCCCAGCACTGTCAGCCTGGACCACCTCA ATGAATCTGAGCAAAGCTACACCCGTCACTCAGGTGAAAAACTGTATGACTCAGAAGCACAGAAGACCTCCTTCTGGCCGGACTACCCCTCTCCCAGCTATAGCGCATCCGTGCCGCCCCCTCACCACCCTCCATCTTGTTCCTCAATCCCTAGACCACAGCAGCCCTCAGAGCTGTACTGCCCCCGTGTGGCCAAACGCAAAAGTGCACACTCCCAAAGACCCGAGAGGGAAGGAGGACAAGTGATGGGAATGTCAGTTTATCCAG GATCAGGGCCCATCCAATTGTGGCAGTTCTTACTGGAGCTGCTTCTAGACTCCGCCTGCTGTACCTTCATCTGCTGGACAGGAGACGGTTGGGAGTTCAAGATGTCCGACCCAGCAGAG GTGGCCAAGCGCTGGGGTCAGTGTAAGAACAAGCCCAAGATGAACTATGAGAAGCTGAGCCGCGGCCTGCGCTACTACTACCACAAGAACATTATCCACAAAACGACGGGCAAGCGATACGTCTACCGCTTCGTCTGCGACGTGCAGGGGATGCTGGGAAAGACGGCACAGGAGGTCCTAGCCAGCCTGAACATTTTACCCACGGGTACAGAATCATCCTGGCAAGGCCAGGGGGCACCAGTATTATCGCCAGAGTCCAGCGAAGCATGGGTGTCGCAGTAG
- the LOC135522334 gene encoding protein C-ets-2-like isoform X2, producing the protein MIISLYVSGSDLTSVDEKQDGHLQCVKCFGTGERGVTKQDDTFLCAGEQARPSKLRCFITGLGRAEGDYTIVTLNSKWKQLFQSKMYWDTILKSNERNIDTRDSKIKMEIYQAGYYMEDFRTQEVPAGLDFASYDSKGPGQQQQYPESYGELQKNPRPYDNKVTSSDSVLFNLDSYPEFNCWASYPSDGLTLGQSQAGFQDSTQTYHSLVPLCSPAQSGQFSPGMEDASTSNSFLPGKGTSHRGTPSTVSLDHLNESEQSYTRHSGEKLYDSEAQKTSFWPDYPSPSYSASVPPPHHPPSCSSIPRPQQPSELYCPRVAKRKSAHSQRPEREGGQVMGMSVYPGSGPIQLWQFLLELLLDSACCTFICWTGDGWEFKMSDPAEVAKRWGQCKNKPKMNYEKLSRGLRYYYHKNIIHKTTGKRYVYRFVCDVQGMLGKTAQEVLASLNILPTGTESSWQGQGAPVLSPESSEAWVSQ; encoded by the exons ATGATAATTTCGTTATACGTTTCTGGAAGTGATTTGACTTCAGTGGACGAGAAACAGGATGGACACCTGCAATGCGTGAAA TGTTTTGGGACAGGGGAACGGGGAGTCACGAAGCAAGATGACACATTCCTTTGCGCCGGGGAGCAGGCACGCCCCTCCAAGCTCCGCTGCTTTATAACGGGACTGGGCCGGGCAGAGGGAGACTACACAATTGTAACTCTGAACTCCAAGTGGAAGCAACTGTTCCAGTCAAAGATGTACTGGGATACCATCCTGAAATCCAACGAGAGAAACATAGATACCAGAGACTCTAAAATAAAG ATGGAGATATACCAAGCTGGATATTATATGGAAGACTTCAGAACACAGGAAGTCCCTGCTGGTTTGGACTTTGCATCATATG ACAGTAAAGGACCAGGGCAGCAGCAACAGTATCCAGAGAGTTATGGAGAGCTGCAGAAGAATCCACGTCCGTACGACAACAAAG TAACCTCAAGTGACTCTGTCCTGTTCAACCTGGATTCATACCCAGAGTTTAACTGTTGGGCGTCATACCCAAGTG ATGGGCTGACTTTGGGCCAGTCTCAAGCGGGGTTCCAGGATTCCACCCAGACGTACCACAGCCTTGTGCCCCTGTGTTCCCCAGCCCAGAGTGGACAGTTCAGCCCGGGCATGGAGGATGCCAGCACCAGCAACTCTTTCCTCCCTGGAAAAGGAACGAGCCACAGAGGGACCCCCAGCACTGTCAGCCTGGACCACCTCA ATGAATCTGAGCAAAGCTACACCCGTCACTCAGGTGAAAAACTGTATGACTCAGAAGCACAGAAGACCTCCTTCTGGCCGGACTACCCCTCTCCCAGCTATAGCGCATCCGTGCCGCCCCCTCACCACCCTCCATCTTGTTCCTCAATCCCTAGACCACAGCAGCCCTCAGAGCTGTACTGCCCCCGTGTGGCCAAACGCAAAAGTGCACACTCCCAAAGACCCGAGAGGGAAGGAGGACAAGTGATGGGAATGTCAGTTTATCCAG GATCAGGGCCCATCCAATTGTGGCAGTTCTTACTGGAGCTGCTTCTAGACTCCGCCTGCTGTACCTTCATCTGCTGGACAGGAGACGGTTGGGAGTTCAAGATGTCCGACCCAGCAGAG GTGGCCAAGCGCTGGGGTCAGTGTAAGAACAAGCCCAAGATGAACTATGAGAAGCTGAGCCGCGGCCTGCGCTACTACTACCACAAGAACATTATCCACAAAACGACGGGCAAGCGATACGTCTACCGCTTCGTCTGCGACGTGCAGGGGATGCTGGGAAAGACGGCACAGGAGGTCCTAGCCAGCCTGAACATTTTACCCACGGGTACAGAATCATCCTGGCAAGGCCAGGGGGCACCAGTATTATCGCCAGAGTCCAGCGAAGCATGGGTGTCGCAGTAG
- the LOC135522334 gene encoding protein C-ets-2-like isoform X3 encodes MRERERGVTKQDDTFLCAGEQARPSKLRCFITGLGRAEGDYTIVTLNSKWKQLFQSKMYWDTILKSNERNIDTRDSKIKMEIYQAGYYMEDFRTQEVPAGLDFASYDYSDEDLSFLLDSKGPGQQQQYPESYGELQKNPRPYDNKVTSSDSVLFNLDSYPEFNCWASYPSDGLTLGQSQAGFQDSTQTYHSLVPLCSPAQSGQFSPGMEDASTSNSFLPGKGTSHRGTPSTVSLDHLNESEQSYTRHSGEKLYDSEAQKTSFWPDYPSPSYSASVPPPHHPPSCSSIPRPQQPSELYCPRVAKRKSAHSQRPEREGGQVMGMSVYPGSGPIQLWQFLLELLLDSACCTFICWTGDGWEFKMSDPAEVAKRWGQCKNKPKMNYEKLSRGLRYYYHKNIIHKTTGKRYVYRFVCDVQGMLGKTAQEVLASLNILPTGTESSWQGQGAPVLSPESSEAWVSQ; translated from the exons ATGCGTGAAA GGGAACGGGGAGTCACGAAGCAAGATGACACATTCCTTTGCGCCGGGGAGCAGGCACGCCCCTCCAAGCTCCGCTGCTTTATAACGGGACTGGGCCGGGCAGAGGGAGACTACACAATTGTAACTCTGAACTCCAAGTGGAAGCAACTGTTCCAGTCAAAGATGTACTGGGATACCATCCTGAAATCCAACGAGAGAAACATAGATACCAGAGACTCTAAAATAAAG ATGGAGATATACCAAGCTGGATATTATATGGAAGACTTCAGAACACAGGAAGTCCCTGCTGGTTTGGACTTTGCATCATATG ACTACAGTGATGAAGACCTGTCTTTTCTATTAGACAGTAAAGGACCAGGGCAGCAGCAACAGTATCCAGAGAGTTATGGAGAGCTGCAGAAGAATCCACGTCCGTACGACAACAAAG TAACCTCAAGTGACTCTGTCCTGTTCAACCTGGATTCATACCCAGAGTTTAACTGTTGGGCGTCATACCCAAGTG ATGGGCTGACTTTGGGCCAGTCTCAAGCGGGGTTCCAGGATTCCACCCAGACGTACCACAGCCTTGTGCCCCTGTGTTCCCCAGCCCAGAGTGGACAGTTCAGCCCGGGCATGGAGGATGCCAGCACCAGCAACTCTTTCCTCCCTGGAAAAGGAACGAGCCACAGAGGGACCCCCAGCACTGTCAGCCTGGACCACCTCA ATGAATCTGAGCAAAGCTACACCCGTCACTCAGGTGAAAAACTGTATGACTCAGAAGCACAGAAGACCTCCTTCTGGCCGGACTACCCCTCTCCCAGCTATAGCGCATCCGTGCCGCCCCCTCACCACCCTCCATCTTGTTCCTCAATCCCTAGACCACAGCAGCCCTCAGAGCTGTACTGCCCCCGTGTGGCCAAACGCAAAAGTGCACACTCCCAAAGACCCGAGAGGGAAGGAGGACAAGTGATGGGAATGTCAGTTTATCCAG GATCAGGGCCCATCCAATTGTGGCAGTTCTTACTGGAGCTGCTTCTAGACTCCGCCTGCTGTACCTTCATCTGCTGGACAGGAGACGGTTGGGAGTTCAAGATGTCCGACCCAGCAGAG GTGGCCAAGCGCTGGGGTCAGTGTAAGAACAAGCCCAAGATGAACTATGAGAAGCTGAGCCGCGGCCTGCGCTACTACTACCACAAGAACATTATCCACAAAACGACGGGCAAGCGATACGTCTACCGCTTCGTCTGCGACGTGCAGGGGATGCTGGGAAAGACGGCACAGGAGGTCCTAGCCAGCCTGAACATTTTACCCACGGGTACAGAATCATCCTGGCAAGGCCAGGGGGCACCAGTATTATCGCCAGAGTCCAGCGAAGCATGGGTGTCGCAGTAG
- the LOC135522335 gene encoding apoptosis-associated speck-like protein containing a CARD, with product MAGAPGTKNMIKDKHFVDHHRMALIDRVSQVESLLDRLLERGIITQNAYSEVRANRTNQKKMRVLFDGPLKACGPKGKDIFLDILMDLEPFLISDLKGE from the exons ATGGCTGGTGCACCTGGTACAAAGAACATGATCAAAG aCAAACACTTTGTGGACCATCACCGGATGGCCCTGATCGACAGAGTGAGCCAGGTGGAATCCCTACTGGATAGACTCCTGGAGAGGGGAATCATCACCCAAAACGCCTACAGTGAAGTGAGGGCTAACAGAACCAATCAGAAAAAGATGAGGGTGCTTTTCGACGGCCCTCTGAAAGCATGTGGGCCCAAAGGCAAAGATATATTCTTAGATATCCTGATGGATTTGGAGCCATTCCTGATCAGTGACCTGAAGGGGGAATAA